A portion of the Malania oleifera isolate guangnan ecotype guangnan chromosome 3, ASM2987363v1, whole genome shotgun sequence genome contains these proteins:
- the LOC131151395 gene encoding uncharacterized protein LOC131151395 produces the protein MIVLDSTDGQKVRYAAFKMTGDIKRWWLSVKLLEEQRLVKIALTWERFKELFFDRYFRFSIKEEKIEEFTNLTQGNMTVGEYAAKSMELSRFAPFLIPNEVMKVKKFEKGLRHRIYELVVGFQVQNVLDLVDKVLVLEKSIQGSIEPTEQKKRPAPSSIQAEDRGKQQVPLGRGCLARVYSLIQPEPDNARNADEQPKGAVN, from the exons atgATTGTACTCGACTCTACAGATGggcagaaggtccgttatgccgcttttaagatgACTGGAGATATAaaacgctggtggctttctgtgaagctactagaggagcagaggctggtAAAGATAGCACTAACCTGGGAGCGATTTAAAGAGCttttctttgataggtatttccgATTTTCTAtcaaagaggaaaagattgaagagtttaCTAACCTGACCCAAGggaatatgaccgttggggagtATGCAGCAAAATCTatggagctatctcgctttgcacCATTTCTAATCCCAAACGAGGTAATGAAGGtcaagaaatttgaaaaaggcttgaGACACAGAATTTATGAGCTGGTGGTGGGATTCCAGGTCCAGAATGTCTTAGACTTGGTTGATAAGGTTTTGGTGCTGGAAAAGAGCATCCAGGGCAGTATAGAGCCtacagagcagaagaagagacctgcaccatctagtATTCAAGCTGAG GACCGAGGGAAGCAGCAAGTACCACTAGGAAGAGGTTGTCTAGCACGAGTTTACTCGTTGATTCAGCCTGAGCCAGATAATGCCAGGAATGCAG ATGAACAGCCGAAAGGAGCTGTAAACTAA